In one window of Mytilus trossulus isolate FHL-02 chromosome 7, PNRI_Mtr1.1.1.hap1, whole genome shotgun sequence DNA:
- the LOC134726357 gene encoding uncharacterized protein LOC134726357 — MNLLDLCPGAWGLTLMFKPFGTYIIISSSTHFFYNRGKKNLEEAGLTDSDTDTNEEVTSIPKFRKKSSWKPPKSKNDNLESFINYVRSDIKSCITNTRNYNLSKSESIALKALKDQEDIVIKPADKGGAVVVMNKTDYIAEGNRQLSNSNFYKQLTTDPTLNTIRRINTILQEMFDNKHIDNDTFDYLRPLENEAKAGRFYMLPKIHKFGNPGRPIVSANSHPTEKISEFVDHHLRPHVKELPSFIQDTTDYLKKMESLNPLPSNTILASMDVSSLYTNIPQDEGIAACEEAWNTRSEKNPPTECLVTLLKLVLENNNFSFNEKHYLQIDGTSMGTKMAPSYANIFMGQLEKRLLASAPYQPLSWFRFIDDIDFKWTDSQEHLNEFLEHCNSFHHSIKFTSEFSMEKINFLDTTSYIKNGTIITDLHTKQTDKHQFLSPTSCHPKHCSRGIPFSQALRIKRICSNENTKDARLGQLRKHLVVRGYNNNIIDSAFERANKTSRQELLEYKDKNKAANRTPLVLTYHPDFKNVSSIVQKHWKIIENDLNLKKKKEPSVACVATSQCVTNAECDTTDTQTCVCNAGYTATPTATPTMCSLNSVVKFANLSYMYLVPVIVSMMSFLR; from the exons ATGAATCTTTTGGATTTGTGTCCCGGTGCCTGGGGACTCACTTTGATGTTTAAACCTTTTG GCACTTATATTATTATCTCCAGTAGCACGCATTTTTTCTACAATAGGGGCAAGAAAAACCTTGAAGAAGCCGGATTAACAGATTCAGATACTGACACTAATGAAGAAGTCACGTCCATCCcaaaatttaggaaaaaaagTTCATGGAAACcaccaaagagtaaaaatgatAACTTGGAGTCATTCATTAACTACGTGAGGTCTGATATAAAGTCCTGTATAACAAATAcaagaaattataatttatccaAGTCAGAAAGTATAGCTTTGAAAGCATTAAAAGATCAAGAGGATATTGTAATAAAACCTGCCGACAAAGGGGGTGCTGTGGTTGTCATGAATAAAACAGATTATATAGCAGAGGGGAATCGCCAACTTTCAAActctaatttttataaacaattaaccACAGATCCAACGCTTAATACTATTCGAAGGATCAACACCATCCTACAAGAGATGTTCGACAACAAGCATATAGACAATGACACCTTTGATTATCTCCGACCTCTTGAGAACGAAGCAAAGGCCGGACGATTCTATATGTTGcctaaaatacataaatttggcaATCCAGGTCGACCAATTGTATCAGCGAATAGTCATCCAACTGAAAAGATATCAGAATTTGTAGACCATCATCTAAGACCTCATGTGAAAGAACTACCATCATTCATTCAAGACACAACTGATTATCTAAAGAAAATGGAAAGCCTCAATCCTTTACCAAGCAATACTATACTTGCATCCATGGACGTGTCTTCTTTATATACCAACATTCCACAAGACGAAGGAATAGCAGCGTGTGAAGAGGCATGGAACACTCGTAGTGAAAAAAATCCTCCTACCGAATGCCTTGTTACACTTCTCAAACTAGTACTGGAGAATAACAACTTCTCTTTCAATGAAAAACACTATCTCCAGATAGACGGTACTAGTATGGGCACAAAAATGGCACCGTCATATGCCAACATATTtatgggccaacttgaaaaacGCCTCTTGGCTAGTGCTCCATATCAGCCCTTATCATGGTTCCGATTCATTGACgatattgatttcaaatggaCAGATTCACAAGAACATCTTAATGAATTTCTAGAACACTGTAACTCTTTCCaccattcaataaaatttacatcTGAATTCTCTATGGAGAAAATTAACTTCCTCGATACTACGAGTTACATCAAGAACGGAACCATTATAACGGACCTTCATACcaaacaaacggacaaacatCAATTCCTTTCTCCAACAAGTTGCCATCCTAAACATTGCTCCCGTGGTATCCCATTCAGCCAGGCATTACGAATCAAGAGAATATGCTCTAATGAAAATACGAAAGATGCTAGACTTGGACAACTTCGTAAACATCTAGTTGTTCGAGGATACAATAACAACATCATTGATAGCGCTTTCGAAAGAGCAAACAAAACTAGTCGCCAAGAACTTCTTGAGTACAAAGATAAGAATAAAGCAGCTAACAGAACACCCCTTGTACTCACTTACCatcctgattttaaaaatgtgtcatccATTGTTCAGAAGCAttggaaaattatagaaaatgatttaaatctaaaaaaaa AAAAAGAACCATCTGTCGCTTGTGTTGCTACAAGTCAATGTGTAACCAATGCAGAATGTGACACCACTGATACTCAAACATGTGTGTGTAATGCAGGTTATACTGCAACACCAACTGCCACTCCTACCATGT GCAGCCTAAATAGTGTTGTCAAATTCGCAAATCTGTCATACATGTACCTGGTACCTGTTATTGTATCCATGATGT
- the LOC134726358 gene encoding uncharacterized protein LOC134726358, with protein MHDINTTNHKTPRKRKFKRRKQKPESIVVNLSSKELTRAEESLLSKGLNFCPILSTVNNFQLDEDLDQFARRLRLKDFFYNRGKKNLEEAGLTDSDTDTNEEVTSIPKFRKKSSWKPPKSKNDNLESFINYVRSDIKSCITNTRNYNLSKSESIALKALKDQEDIVIKPADKGGAVVVMNKTDYIAEGNRQLSNSNFYKQLTTDPTLNTIRRINTILQEMFDNKHIDNDTFDYLRPLENEAKAGRFYMLPKIHKFGNPGRPIVSANSHPTEKISEFVDHHLRPHVKELPSFIQDTTDYLKKMESLNPLPSNTILASMDVSSLYTNIPQDEGIAACEEAWNTRSEKNPPTECLVTLLKLVLENNNFSFNEKHYLQIDGTSMGTKMAPSYANIFMGQLEKRLLASAPYQPLSWFRFIDDIDFKWTDSQEHLNEFLEHCNSFHHSIKFTSEFSMEKINFLDTTSYIKNGTIITDLHTKQTDKHQFLSPKSCHPKHCSRGIPFSQALRIKRICSNENTKDARLGQLRKHLVVRGYNNNIIDSAFERANKTSRQELLEYKDKNKAANRTPLVLTYHPDFKNVSSIVQKHWKIIENDLNLKKVFSSPPVMAFRRPKNIRDKLVTSVLVKQPTPSPGCYKQCGRRNCLCCKAANTNSSFISSVTKQNYTIYSNSNCKTENSIYILTCDTCGIQYVGETMNKFNIRLNNHRSSYKTNKNCPLTRHLRSTKHPFENVTFQIIEVNTEWDTTARRRRENFWIHQLHTLEPDGLNEKDEKRYRKDKE; from the coding sequence ATGCATGATATTAATACAACAAACCATAAGACCcctagaaaaagaaaatttaaaagacgGAAACAAAAACCTGAAAgcattgttgtaaatttgtcATCTAAAGAACTTACACGTGCTGAGGAATCTCTTTTAAGTAAAGGTTTAAATTTCTGTCCCATCCTATCAACTGTAAATAACTTTCAGCTAGACGAAGACCTAGACCAATTCGCTAGACGTTTACGCTTGAAAGATTTTTTCTACAATAGGGGCAAGAAAAACCTTGAAGAAGCCGGATTAACAGATTCAGATACTGACACTAATGAAGAAGTCACGTCCATCCcaaaatttaggaaaaaaagTTCATGGAAACcaccaaagagtaaaaatgatAACTTGGAGTCATTCATTAACTACGTGAGGTCTGATATAAAGTCCTGTATAACAAATAcaagaaattataatttatccaAGTCAGAAAGTATAGCGTTGAAAGCATTAAAAGATCAAGAGGATATTGTAATAAAACCTGCCGACAAAGGGGGTGCTGTGGTTGTCATGAATAAAACAGATTATATAGCAGAGGGGAATCGCCAACTTTCAAActctaatttttataaacaattaaccACAGATCCAACGCTTAATACTATTCGAAGGATCAACACCATCCTACAAGAGATGTTCGACAACAAGCATATAGACAATGACACCTTTGATTATCTCCGACCTCTTGAGAACGAAGCAAAGGCCGGACGATTCTATATGTTGcctaaaatacataaatttggcaATCCAGGTCGACCAATTGTATCAGCGAATAGTCATCCAACTGAAAAGATATCAGAATTTGTAGACCATCATCTAAGACCTCATGTGAAAGAACTACCATCATTCATTCAAGACACAACTGATTATCTAAAGAAAATGGAAAGCCTCAATCCTTTACCAAGCAATACTATACTTGCATCCATGGACGTGTCTTCTTTATATACCAACATTCCACAAGACGAAGGAATAGCAGCGTGTGAAGAGGCATGGAACACTCGTAGTGAAAAAAATCCTCCTACCGAATGCCTTGTTACACTTCTCAAACTAGTACTGGAGAATAACAACTTCTCTTTCAATGAAAAACACTATCTCCAGATAGACGGTACTAGTATGGGCACAAAAATGGCACCGTCATATGCCAACATATTtatgggccaacttgaaaaacGCCTCTTGGCTAGTGCTCCATATCAGCCCTTATCATGGTTCCGATTCATTGACgatattgatttcaaatggaCAGATTCACAAGAACATCTTAATGAATTTCTAGAACACTGTAACTCTTTCCaccattcaataaaatttacatcTGAATTCTCTATGGAGAAAATTAACTTCCTCGATACTACGAGTTACATCAAGAACGGAACCATTATAACGGACCTTCATACcaaacaaacggacaaacatCAATTCCTTTCTCCAAAAAGTTGCCATCCTAAACATTGCTCCCGTGGTATCCCATTCAGCCAGGCATTACGAATCAAGAGAATATGCTCTAATGAAAATACGAAAGATGCTAGACTTGGACAACTTCGTAAACATCTAGTTGTTCGAGGATACAATAACAACATCATTGATAGCGCTTTCGAAAGAGCAAACAAAACTAGTCGCCAAGAACTTCTTGAGTACAAAGATAAGAATAAAGCAGCTAACAGAACACCCCTTGTACTCACTTACCatcctgattttaaaaatgtgtcatccATTGTTCAGAAGCAttggaaaattatagaaaatgatttaaatctaaaaaaagtattttcatcaCCACCAGTCATGGCCTTCAGAAGACCTAAAAACATCCGTGACAAATTAGTGACTTCTGTATTAGTAAAGCAGCCTACTCCATCGCCCGGTTGCTACAAACAATGTGGTCGAAggaattgtttgtgttgtaaagCTGCCAATACAAACAGTTCTTTCATCAGCTCCGttactaaacaaaattataccatCTACTCAAATTCCAACTGCAAAACGGAgaactcaatttatatattaacatgtgaCACTTGTGGCATTCAGTATGTGGGAGaaacaatgaacaaatttaatattcGGCTTAATAACCATCGTTCATCGTacaaaaccaataaaaactgtCCTCTCACAAGACATCTTCGTTCTACGAAACATCCttttgaaaatgtcactttCCAAATTATAGAAGTCAACACCGAGTGGGACACCACGGCGAGAAGGAGAAGAGAAAACTTTTGGATCCACCAACTCCACACTTTAGAACCTGATGGTCTTAACGAAAAAGACGAGAAAAGATACaggaaagataaagaataa